AAAACTTTCCAGAAGAGAAGAAAGAAAAACTCAGGCTTATTCAGGAAATCAGGCAGTTTACAGTTGATTCAATCGGTTTGAATAAATCGGGAAGTTATACTGAAATGTATGACCAAAAGGGAGAACCATTGTTGTGGACCGTGACAGCGTGTAAACCATTTGCGTTAGAAGCAAAGGAGTGGACTTTCCCATTGGTGGGTAGTTTTTCTTATAAAGGTTTTTTTGATAAGGAGTTAGTTAAACAGGAGGCCGAAAAATTAAAGCAAGATTGGGATATTCGAATCGGGCAGGTAAGCGCATGGTCTACATTGGGTGTATTGAATGATCCTGTTCTTTCAAGTATGTTGGATAGAAGTGTAGGAAGTCTGACACAATTGATTATCCATGAATTGACACACGGTACATTGTATGTAAAAAACAGTGTGACTTATAATGAAAACCTTGCGGATTTTGTAGGAGATGAAGGAGCAAAGATGTTCTTACTTCACAAGTTTGGTAAAGAGTCTAAAGAATACCAGGAGTATATGTACAGGGAAGGAGACAGTCAGGCTTTTTCAGCGTATATATTGGCTTCTACTCAGCGTTTGGACTCATTGTATAAGTCTTTTGATGAGGGTACAGCAGTAGCAGTTAAACAGCAGAAAAAAGACGCAATGATTAAACAGATATGTGAAGGGATTCAAGATGTGGAGTTCAACAACAAGGCTTATTACAAGTATTTTGACAACTTCACACCTAATAACACCTTTTTTATGGGATATAAACGCTATAGAGAAAAACAGAACCAGTTTAAGGAGGAGTTTGAAACCAAATTCAATAGTGACTTCCCTGCCTACTTTACATATCTGAAAGAAAACTATAAGCCATTATTACCCTCGTTTGGAATTTGAAATGACTAACTGTTGTCTTAACTTATCTCTACTCAACTGATATCCTCTTCAAGTTCAAAGACTATCTTAGAAAGTACTTGAAAACCCAATAAAACACCAACATATGATAACCACTACACCAACCCTAAGTGCAGTTCAGATCAAAGAGATATTTGAACTGCAAAAATCAAAAGCCCCAGAGGTAAAGTTATCGTCAGTAAAAGAGCGAGTCGCCAAACTCAGGAGGTTACTCGTATATATGCTTGACCATCGAACTGACCTGGAACAGGCAGTTTACAATGATTTCCAAAAACCTTTTCAGGAAACTGCTTTGACGGAGATCTATACAGTCAGTAAGGATATTAAGCATACTATCAGGCATCTTAAAGGCTGGCTCAAACCCAAGAAAGTAAGTACTCCTCTTGCAATGTTAGGAAGTAGCTCTAAGGTTTATTTTGAGCCTAAAGGAGTAGCTTTGATATTGGCACCTTGGAACTATCCTTTTTACCTGACAATAGGTCCATTGATTTATGCGATTGCGGCAGGGAACTGTGCTATGGTAAAACCTTCTGAATTGACTCCACATACATCATTGTTTATCGAAAAAATGCTTAGGAATCTATTTCCTAAGGATGAGGTATGTGTGATACAAGGAGGTATTGATGTATCAACAGAGTTACTGAAACTAAAATTTGATCATATCTACTTTACTGGAAGTCCTCAGGTAGGAAAGATTGTGATGGAAGCTGCTGCAAAACACTTGACCTCTGTTACACTTGAGCTAGGAGGAAAGTCTCCTGTTATTGTGGATGACTCAGCAGATTTGGAAGATACAGCTGCAAAGGTGATGTGGGGAAAGATGGTCAATGCTGGACAGACGTGTATTGCACCTGATTACTTGATGGTATCAGAAAATAAGCTGAATGAGCTGCTTCCAAAGTTGAAGGAAGCCATAAAGATTCTTCAAGATCCTGAAGGGAGGGGAGTGAAACAGTCTACTTCTTTTGCAAGAATCATCAATGAGAAGCACTTCTATAGACTCAGAAACCTTATAGATGATGCAGTAGATAAGGGGGCTAATGTTGTATATGGAGGTGAAGTGGATTTGGAAACCAAATACATAGCACCAACAATACTTACAAATGTAACGCCTGATATGCAGGTTATGAAGGAGGAGATTTTTGGTCCAGTCCTTCCCATAATGACATATACAGAAACAGAAGAAGCTTTATCGTTTGTAGCTGAAGGCGAAAAGCCATTGGCATTTTACCTTTTCTGTCGTAATAGAACATTGACAGAATTAATTATAAAAAATACAACAGCAGGTTCTACTTGTATCAATGATTGTCTAGTGCAATTGGCTAACCCAAATCTACCTTTTGGAGGAGTTAATAATAGTGGCATAGGGAAAGGTAATGGGTATTATGGTTTCTTGGAATTTGTAAATCAGCGAAGTGTCTTGAAACAGAGAGTGGGCTTTACAGGTATCAAACTGTTTTATCCGCCTTATACCGAACAGAAAGGGAAAATGCTGGATATGTTAATCAAATGGTTATAAGGTTTAGACAAAAAAGGCTCACATTAATTCTGTGAGCCTTTTTTACTTTTATCCCAAATGAGCAAAGTTTTGCCAAATGATGTCATTCTTTGGAAGCTTAGCTTTTACTTTTAGCAGCTCCTTTTTAACTGGATGCTCAAACTCAATGCCTCTAGAGTGCAGGTTAATACTGCCATCCTTGTTGCGGACTTTTTCTCCGTATTTAGCATCTCCTTTAATGGTACAACCAATTTTAGCCAGCTGAGCTCTAATCTGATGAGAACGGCCCGTAAGAGGATTGATCTCCAATAGGTAGTGACTACCTACTTTCCCTAAAAACTTATAGTCCAGTTCTGCTCTTTTACCACCTCTTCTATCAGAATCGTAACAGTGTGTTCTGTTTTTCTCCGGATCTTTCTTGAGCCAGTTGATCAGTTTGGCTTCGTCTTCAGGTGGACGGTTGCTTACAAGTGCCCAATACGTTTTCTTGACTTTACGGTCTTGAAAGATTTTAGCCATTCTTTCTGCAGCTTTGGAAGTACGTGCAAATACTACCAAACCACTTACAGGACGGTCAATACGGTGTACAGGAGCGAGAAATACAGCGCCAGGCTTCTTGTATTTGTCTTTGATATATTTCTTCACCATTTCAACAAGCGGCTCGTCTCCGGTACTGTCTCCTTGTACCAGAACCCCAGAAGGCTTGTTGACCATTATCAGGTGATTATCTTCGTAGATGATATCCAATCGTTTCATATATAATATATTGAGACAATAGATTTAAGACAGGTAATTGAGACGTGAGTAGTAAGATTTTTATCTTGTACCTTGAATCTCAAGCCTCATTTCTAAAGCCTTAATTATTGATTCAATAACTTTCTTTCTCGTTAGGGAAGTCATTACTTTTCACATCGTCGATATAAGCCTTTACAGCATCAGTCATAATGTTATCAAGGTCTGCATATCTTCTTAGGAAGCGAGGCTTAAAGTCTTTTGTGATTCCAAGCATATCATGCACTACCAATACTTGCCCATCAACATCAGGACCAGCTCCGATTCCAATAACAGGAATAGAAACTACCTCAGCTACTTTTTTGGCTAGTTTGGCAGGGATTTTTTCAAGGACAATAGCAAAGCAACCACACTCTTCCAATAGTTTTGCATCTGCGATCAGCTTTTCAGCCTCTTCATCTTCCTTGGCTCTAACTGTATAAGTACCAAACTTATAAATTGATTGTGGAGTAAGTCCTAAATGTCCCATAACAGGAACACCAGCAGTCAAAACTCTCAGTACAGATTCCTTGATTTCAGCACCCCCTTCAATCTTAACAGCATGCGCTCCTGACTCTTTCATAATGCGAATCGTAGAGCGAAGTGCCTCTGATGAGTTACCTTGGTAACTACCAAAAGGAAGGTCAACAACAACCAGTGATCTATCTACAGCCTTTACTACAGATGATGCATGGTAGATCATTTGATCTAAGGTAATAGGCAAAGTTGTTTCATTTCCTGCCATCACGTTAGAGGCAGAGTCACCCACTAAAATGATATCGATACCTGCAGAATCCAGAATCTTAGCCATTGAATAATCATAGGCAGTAAGCATCGAAATTTTTTCACCTCTATCCTTCATTGCTTGGATTTGGTGAGTTGTGACTTTTTTGATGTCTGATTTATGTACTGACATTGTTTTTAGTAGTTTAGTATTGGCAGGAATTACAATTTGCTATCACGGAATATTAATATCCGTTTATGCCATGGATATGGCTTATAAAGTACCCTTGCTAAATAGCACCCAAAGTTAGCATAATTACCTGAATCGGTAAATGATAATTGGTTCAGAAGTATAGGTAGGCAGTCTGAATAACCCCAAATTGATGAATATGTTTACAAAATCCTCATTGTTGCATCTTAGGGTGCCTTTTTCTTTTTTTCTGATGCCTGTATTTCTTTTTGCGGCAGGTAGTGTAGTAACAATAGAATGGTTTAATTTCTGGATGGCATTTGTCGCTATTCACCTCTTTCTATATCCAGCCAGTAATGCTTACAATTCTTATTATGACAGAGATGAAGGAAGTATTGGAGGACTCAAACAACCACCAAAAGTAACTCAGGACCTTTGGCTTCTTTCAATTTTATTTGATGTAAGTGCTATTCTATTAGGACTCTTGGTAAGCCTCAATTTTGCACTGATGCTATTTATTTACGGAATGATCTCCAAAGCGTACAGTTATGATAGCATTAGACTTAAGAAGTATCCTATCATAGGGTGGTTGACAGTAGGTGTTTTTCAAGGAGCTTTCACTTATTTGATGACTGTAATGGCAGTAGCTCCTGATCAGGATATTTTGACTTTGAAAGTACTTATACCAGCCGTATTGAGTTCTCTATTGCTACTTGGTTCATACCCTATGACGCAAATCTATCAACATGAGGAAGATCGTAGTAGAGGTGATAAAACAATCAGTATCATGTTGGGAATTAGAGGGACGTTCATTTTCACAATGCTGTTTTTTAGCTTAGCTACAGCTGGTTTTGCTTGGTATTACCTTAATTACTTTGATAGAAGGATTGCCGCAGGGTTTGCTGTAGCACTGATGCCTGTAATGGGGTATTTTATTAAATGGGCTAGAGAAGTGTGGAAGGACCAACAGAAAGCCAATTTTGAGTCAACAATGCTCCTTAATATTATCTCTGCAGTTACGCTCAATACGTACTTCTTGCTTGTCTTTATCCTAAATCAGTTATGATGATAAGGCGATCTCGCTTCTCGATTTGAAATTGAGTAGCTTTGCTGATCTTGGATCACTAAAAAGAATGAATGGCATGTACTTGCAGCAACTGAACTTGATGAACTTCAAAAACTATGAGGAGGCACATATTACCTTTTCGCCTGAAATCAATTGCCTTGTAGGACCTAACGGTTGTGGTAAGACAAATATGCTTGATGCTATTTATTATCTGTGTATGACCCGAAGTGCTTTCAGTAGTGTAGAGTCTCAAAATGTTCGTCATAAGGAAAAGTACTTTATGGTGATGGGAATTTTTGAGAAGGAAGGTAAACTATCAAAAGTGCATTGTGGATATCAGAATAGTAAAAAGTCATTTCAGCTCAACAAAAAGGAGTATGAAAAGCTGAGCATACATATAGGAAGTTTTTCTTGTGTACTGATAGCGCCAAATGACACTGACCTTGTGCGGGAAGGCAGTGAAGAACGCCGCAAGTTTTTTGATAGTATCATCTCTCAAGCTAATCGTGAGTATCTCAATGACCTGATCCGTTATAATCAGGTACTGAAACAGCGAAATAACTTACTGAAAATGTATGCTGACATTCCCCATCAATTGGATAAGGACCTGTTACAGCCTTATGACATACTGATGTTGGAATTGGGGAAGAAAATCTACAGTGTCAGAAAGAGGTTTGCGGATGACTTAAAAGAAAGCTTTGAGAAGTTTTACAGCTATCTTACGGATGAGGCTGAGGAGGTTTCCATGCGTTATAAATCAGAAGTAGGAGAAACGTCATTTGAAGAAAATTTCTTTGGTTCGCTTCAGAAGGATCTATTGTTGCAAAGAACTACGAAAGGTATCCATAAAGATGATTACGATTTTAGGATTAATGGTTACCCTTTAAAAAAGTATGGGTCTCAAGGGCAACAAAAGTCTTTTGTGATTGCTTTAAAACTAGCTCAGTTTGAACTGATATACCAGTTGACAGGCATTAAACCTGTGTTGTTGTTGGATGATATCTTTGATAAACTCGATGATGCTCGAATCAGTAAGCTATTGCAAATGGTAACAGAGCATCAGTTTGGACAAATCTTTATTACAGATGCACGACCTGAGCGTACCAAAAGGCTGATGGAGCATATCGATATAGAGGTACAGTATCTGAATGTATCTGAAATAACACAGGAGGGTAGTAGTACAACTTGATTTAAGATTATAAAACTTAAATTTTTTCAGCGAAGTATAATTTTTCGTTGATCTCGAAATTCTTACATTAGAGTAAGAAATTGCCTAAGAATCTTACATGCCTATATTCCAATACTAAAACAATGGAAAGCAATAAAATCAAATACCGCTTCAGAAAGTACAATTTTACTCCTAAGAAGCATGAGCCAACTTCTGTAAAAGATGTAATGAATGATATTGTGAAGTCATTCAAGATGGAAGCTCGCTATAATAATGCTGTGATTATGAGTTCATGGGAGAAAATTATGGGGAGAACAATTGCTAGCCGTACAGAAAAAGTATTTGTGAAGAAGAAAATCCTTTATATCAAGATTAATTCTGCTCCATTGAAAAATGAGTTGACAATGTCCAGAAATAAGATCGTGGAGATGATCAACAAGTATCTTGGCAATGAGGCAGTCACAGATGTAAGATTTATATAGTCAAAATTTCAGAAATAAGGTATTAGATACAAATCTGACTCCAAGTATCTTATACCTGACTTTAACCCAATTCATTAATCAAAAAACGCTTATTAAAATGGAGAACAACTACGTGGTGATCATGGCAGGGGGTATTGGAAGCCGTTTCTGGCCATTTAGCCGTCAGCATTTCCCAAAACAGTTTCAGGATATTTTAGGAGTAGGAAAAACCATGATTCAGCAGACAGTTGAACGTTTTGATGGGATTTGTCCTCCTGAAAACATTTATATCGTTACAAGTGAAGACTATCTAGAACTTGTTAAAGCTCAACTCCCTTTTTTACGTGATGAACAGATTCTTTTAGAGCCTGTCAGAAGAAATACAGCACCTTGTATTGCATATGCTTGTTACAAAATTGCGTCAAAAGACCCGGATGCGAATATTGTTGTTTCTCCAGCAGACCACGTAATTCTAGATGTACCTGAGTTTAAGAGAGTAGTTAGTGGCGTTTTAGAAACCACTAAGTACAATGATATTTTGGTGACTTTAGGTATCCGTCCAAATAGACCAGACACAGGTTATGGCTATATCCAGGTACAGGAAGATTCTAAGCCAATAGGTCCACTCAAAAAGGTAAAGACGTTTACAGAAAAACCAAATCTGGAGTTAGCAGTGGCATTTGTAACGAGTGGAGACTTTGTTTGGAATGCTGGTATCTTTATTTGGAATGCCAAGACAATTCTAAATGAATTCAAGAAGCACTTACCTGATATCTCAGAGGCATTTACAGAACTGAATGATACTTACTATACCGAAAGGGAAAGAAAGGCGCTAAAAGAAGCATATTTCCAATGTCGTAATATTTCTATCGACTATGGCATTATGGAGCATGCTGATAACGTTTATGTAATGAGAAGTGATTTCGGATGGTCTGATTTAGGTACATGGAAGTCACTTTATGAGCAGGCTGATAAAAACCGTGACGAAAATGTGTTACAGGGAAATGTCATGACCTATGAAACCAGAGAGTGCATTGTAAAAACGCCTAAAGATAGATTGGTAGTTGTACAAGGACTTCAAAATTACATCGTTGCTGAATATGATAACGTTCTGCTGATCTGTGAGAAAGAGCAGGAGCAACGTATCAAGCAATTTGTAGATGATGTGAAAGAAAAGCAAGGTAAGGACTTTGTCTAAAAGCTATATGAGACAACCTTATCGAGACTTTTTCTTTCTGATAAGGTGATTTTTTTCAACGATAATAACCTTAACTATACTAAATATTAAGCCAATTAAGAGATGACTGATCCAAGAATTACTAACAAAAAGATCGGAATTATCGGTCTTGGATATGTTGGGCTTCCACTGGCGGTGGAGTTTGCTAAATACAACCTTCAGATAGTTGGCTTCGATGTCAACAAGCAGCGTATTGAAGAGTTACATAATGGTATTGATAAAACTAGGGAGGTACCTTCCAATGAACTATCAGCGGTAACGACATTGACATATTCTTATCAGTTGGAAGACCTTCAAGATGTAGATATCTACATAGTGACGGTACCTACACCAATTGATGAGTTTAAAAAACCAGACCTCACTCCACTTCAAAAGGCCAGTGCTACAGTAGGAAAAGTCTTAAGTCAAGGCAATATAGTGGTATATGAGTCGACGGTTTACCCTGGATGTACTGAAGAAGTTTGTGTACCTGTTTTGGAGGAAGTTAGTGGTTTGCAGTTTAATAAAGACTTTTTCTGTGGATATTCACCAGAGCGTATTAATCCAGGAGACCATGTACATAGAGTACATAATATTCAAAAGGTAACCTCAGGAAGTACACCTGAAATAGCAGACCTTGTGGATGCTATGTACAAAACAGTTGTAAAGGTTGGAACTCATAAGGCTTCTTGTATTAAAGTAGCTGAAGCGGCAAAGGTGATAGAAAATGCACAACGAGATCTCAACATTGCTTTTGTTAATGAATTGGCATTGATCTTTGATCGTGTTGGCATTGATACTTTGGAGGTTTTAGAAGCGGCTGGGACAAAATGGAATTTCTTGCCATTCAGACCTGGATTAGTAGGAGGACATTGTATTGGTGTCGACCCATATTATCTGACACATAAGGCAGAAAGCCTAGGTTACCATCCCCAAGTGATTCTTTCAGGTAGACGAATCAATGATAACATGGGGATCTATGTAGCCAATAAGGTGGTTAAACTCATGATGCAAAAGTGCACTCTTGAAAAAGGAGCTAAAGTATTGATCATGGGAATCACTTTTAAGGAAGACTGTCCTGATATTCGTAACTCCAAGGTAATTGATGTAATTCGAGAACTTCAAAGTTTTGGGTTGAATGTGGAGGTATATGACCCACATGCTGATCGTCATGAAGTGATGGAGGAGTATGGACTGAATTTAGCGTCGACTCCTAACGGGGATTATAAAGCTGTAGTGTTAGCAGTAGCCCATAAAGAATTTGAAGACCTTGATTGGAGTAGTTTTATAAGTGACCACACGGTGGTTTATGATGTAAAAGGGAAGTTGGATAAGCATACAGTCACGGATAGACTTTAAGAAAAAATCAATAATTAATACAGAAGGCATAATTCTAATTATAGAGTTGTGCCTTTTATTAGTAGATAGATACAGACATAAATGAAGAGAATACTCTCAGGAACTAGTGTACTTGTAACAGGAGGGGCAGGGTTTATAGGCTCTAACCTGATTGAAAGGTTATTGGAACAAGATAATAAAGTAGTGTGCTTGGATAACTTTTCAACAGGTAAGAGAGAGAATGTCAGCTCATTTCTGAATAACCCAAATTTTCAGTTGATAGAAGGAGACATTCGAAATCCTGAAGATTGTCAAAAAGCTGTTGAAGGGGTGGAGTTTGTATTACATCAGGCTGCATTAGGGTCAGTACCTCGTTCCATTAATGACCCAAAAACAACTAATGATGTTAATATCACGGGTTTTCTCAATATGCTGACAGCTGCTAAAGATGCTGGAGTTCGACGATTTGTCTATGCGGCAAGTTCTTCTACCTATGGAGACCATCCAGGTTTGCCTAAAGTAGAAGACCGAATTGGTAATCCAATGTCTCCTTATGCCATTACTAAATACGTCAATGAGCTTTATGCAAAGGTATTCTCAGATATTTATGGTATTGAGACTATCGGGTTAAGGTACTTCAATGTATTTGGCCGGAAACAGGATGCAGAGGGAGCTTATGCCGCTGTTATTCCTAAGTTTGTAAAAGCTATGATAAAGGGGGAGTCGCCGGTAATTAATGGAGATGGTTACAACTCTAGAGATTTCACATATATAGACAATATTATTCAAGTAAATCAACTTGCTGCTTTGACTGAAAATCCTGATGCAGTTAATACGGTTTATAACGTCGCATGTGGTGAAAATACAAATCTTAATGAGCTATATGAGATTTTAGTGAAATACTTGGAAGAGTTTGAGCCTGAAGTTAAATCACTAAAAGCTAGTTATGGTCCACCAAGACAAGGAGATGTAAAACATTCATTGGCATCAATAGATAAAGCAAAAGAGCTTTTAGGTTACCAACCAAGCCATACTTTTGAGGAAGGTATTAGAGAATCAGTCCATTGGTATTGGAAGTATTTGAATTAAGATATTCTTGATATGACATGAAAAATAGCCCCATTTTTAACAGATGGGGCTATTTTTTTAAAATTGCTTGTAAACAGATATGTTAGATGTATAAAGAATTACTGAATAAAGTCAAAAATAATGGTCTACTGAATGCTTCATTTTGGTCAGTGATAGCAACTGTCTTTCGAGTCCTTTCTCATATCATTTTAAGTAAATTAGTTGCTGTTTATACCGGTTCTGGGGGATTGGCAATTTTAGGTCAACTTCGTAGCCTTATTATGTTTTTGGAAAGTATAGCTACAGGAGCAATAGGAGGGGGAGTATCAAAATATCTAGCAGAATACAAAAATACTAATAAGAAACAGGTAGCTCTATTGAGTACTTCATTAAGTATTACATTAGTCTTTAGTTTGTTAACCAGTTTAGCTCTTGGACTTTTTGCTGACGAGATTTCAGAGTGGATCTTTGGCGATACAGAGTTCAAGGAAATCTTATTAGCATTCTCCTTTACACTACCATTTTATGCCATAAATATGTTGTTGATAGCAACACTTTATGGCTTGAAAGCAGTACAAGCATCTGCATATGTCAATATCTCAGGTAGTATTTCATCTCTATTGTTGGTCGGAACATTAACCTATCATTTAGGACTTAAAGGAGCAATGTTAGGGAATGTATTTTTTCAACTGATTGTATTGATTATCACTTTCTATTTTACTCAACGCTTATTCGCTATTAAGCAATTACGAATACAGTTTGATGCCTACTTTATCAAAAAGCTATTCCAGTTTTCTCTATTGGCAATAGTACTAAATGTCACAGCCTTTTCTGATATCCTTATTAGGAAAATGCTTACAGATTTGATCTCTGTAGAAGCGGCTGGAAATTTTGAGGCTATTTTAAGGCTGATGCTACCATTCAGTTTGATGACAAATATGGTCGTGAACAGTTATTACATTCCTCACTTGTCTTCGCTTCATAACACTGTAGCAATACAAAAAGAGATAAAACATGCAATGCTTTTTCTTGGAAGTGTTATGGCTATACTTTTTGTATCACTGTTCTTGATTAAGAATTGGTTAATTGATTTACTGTTTACAGACTCGTTTTCAATAGCAAAAGAGATACTACCTTTTTACTTGCTTGGAGAGTGGTGTAGACTTTTGACATGGCCTATTACCAATTATTGGGTAGCAAAAGCGAGGATTAGACTTGTAATTATAGTTGAACTTGTAGTGACAACTTGTTATTTGTTATCAGTGTATTGGTTACTAGGAGAATTAGGTGTTATGGGTATAGGTATTATTCACCTTACAGTTTTCCTAGTGTATATGTTAATTCTTTATCATTTTTTTAATAAAACTTAATAACAAAGATTGATGTAATACTCTTTTTTACTTTATTTGCTCTTACTTACATTCAAACAACTTTTTAACTAACATTAAGAGATTTATAATATTGCTAGAATTGTCTAACTCATATATAATAATATGTATATCAATCAATAAAGACTCAAGACATTAGCTAAAAATAATACTCTTAACTATCAACGTTTTACATTATTATGACTTCTGAGTTAAACATCAAACAGAAAATCCCTTCTGATAAAGGGAAAATTACGCCTGAACAAAGGTGGGAGGAGCAATATCAATCAAATAACACTGATGACGAAATAGACTTAAAGGAACTGTTTAGTCTATTAGGTAATATGCTAACTCGCTTGGGAAAAGGGTTTTTGTTACTATTAGTAAGTGCCAAAAACTTTATATCAAGATGGTTACTTTGGTTAGCTGTAATTCCTTTTATTTTTGGTATAGGTGGCTACTTGACTAAACGAATCCAATCCCCCTCTTATTCAACCTCTGCGTTAGTTAAATCTGAATACCTTAAAGGAGCAAACTTTATAAGTGAGATAGAGAAACTGAACCAACATTGTGAATCGGAAGATGAAAAGTCTAAAGTTTACCTATCTAATATTTTTAATCTATCAAGGGAAGATGCTTACCAATTATTACGTATAGAGGCATTTAGCTCAGATGAATACTATAAGATCTATGATAACATAGAAAAGGTTGCAGGATCTGAAGCTAAAATAGATTCACTAAAGCTAAATTTTGCTTTACATGGCTCTTCATTTGTTTTAGAAATAGAATCAAAAGTTCCAGATATAAATAAGGAAAAGTTACAACAAGGTATAACCAAGTACTTAGAAAAGAGTGAATATCTTTTGACTTCAAAAAAGTTGGATCAAGAAAACCTGTTGAAAGAAAAAGCTCAAATAGATAAAGAACTGAAGGAACTTGAAGAAATGAATCAAGTACTTTCTGAGATCATGTTCAAAGAAAGTAAAGAGGTGAATCAAAAGCTGAGTACTTCAAACCAAATGCTTTTATTACAAGGTCAGGAAAAAGATAAGGTAAAAACGACTGGAGACTTGTCATTTAAAGTAATGAATGAAAAACTATCTTTTATGAAAAGGCAAAGAGCGATTGATAAGAGTTTAGTTTTTATTTCAAGTCTTAACTTTATTAATGACTTTGATGAATTGACTTTGGTTAAAGTTTCAGGACTTAAGAGGGCTTTATTAGGTATAGTAATAGGTCTAGTGTTTGTTTTGTCTATTACTTTGTTGATTGAGCTTAACACGTTTCTTAATAAGAAAGAACAGATGATGTCATAAAACAAATTATTTTATATCATAAGGATTATTAAGCGATGTAAACTGCATTAAAAATGTAGTTTACATCGTTTTTTATTTTACGTATGAAAAGAAAACTGGAAGGAAAGGTTATTTGGGTAACAGGAGCCTCATCAGGTATCGGAAAAGCTATAGTTTATAAGTTAGCCCTTAATAAAGATATTAGACTAATTCTCTCTGCAAGGAATCAAAAAGCATTACAGGAAGTAAAAGAGGGCCTTCCATTGCCAATAGATCAAATAATGACACTTCAGTTGGATCTTGAAAATAGCCAATCATTTCAGCAAAAAGCGGAAGAAGTAATTAAGAAGTTTGGGAAAATTGATTTACTGATACATGCGGGAGGAGTAGGGCAGAGAGCCTCTTTTACCAAGATAAGCTCTGATACTTTTAGGAAAATAATGGAGATTAACTTTTTTGGAACAGTAATGTTAACAAAAGTAGTATTGCC
This portion of the Limibacter armeniacum genome encodes:
- a CDS encoding DUF721 domain-containing protein, whose translation is MESNKIKYRFRKYNFTPKKHEPTSVKDVMNDIVKSFKMEARYNNAVIMSSWEKIMGRTIASRTEKVFVKKKILYIKINSAPLKNELTMSRNKIVEMINKYLGNEAVTDVRFI
- a CDS encoding mannose-1-phosphate guanylyltransferase; protein product: MENNYVVIMAGGIGSRFWPFSRQHFPKQFQDILGVGKTMIQQTVERFDGICPPENIYIVTSEDYLELVKAQLPFLRDEQILLEPVRRNTAPCIAYACYKIASKDPDANIVVSPADHVILDVPEFKRVVSGVLETTKYNDILVTLGIRPNRPDTGYGYIQVQEDSKPIGPLKKVKTFTEKPNLELAVAFVTSGDFVWNAGIFIWNAKTILNEFKKHLPDISEAFTELNDTYYTERERKALKEAYFQCRNISIDYGIMEHADNVYVMRSDFGWSDLGTWKSLYEQADKNRDENVLQGNVMTYETRECIVKTPKDRLVVVQGLQNYIVAEYDNVLLICEKEQEQRIKQFVDDVKEKQGKDFV
- a CDS encoding nucleotide sugar dehydrogenase; this translates as MTDPRITNKKIGIIGLGYVGLPLAVEFAKYNLQIVGFDVNKQRIEELHNGIDKTREVPSNELSAVTTLTYSYQLEDLQDVDIYIVTVPTPIDEFKKPDLTPLQKASATVGKVLSQGNIVVYESTVYPGCTEEVCVPVLEEVSGLQFNKDFFCGYSPERINPGDHVHRVHNIQKVTSGSTPEIADLVDAMYKTVVKVGTHKASCIKVAEAAKVIENAQRDLNIAFVNELALIFDRVGIDTLEVLEAAGTKWNFLPFRPGLVGGHCIGVDPYYLTHKAESLGYHPQVILSGRRINDNMGIYVANKVVKLMMQKCTLEKGAKVLIMGITFKEDCPDIRNSKVIDVIRELQSFGLNVEVYDPHADRHEVMEEYGLNLASTPNGDYKAVVLAVAHKEFEDLDWSSFISDHTVVYDVKGKLDKHTVTDRL
- a CDS encoding SDR family oxidoreductase; translated protein: MKRILSGTSVLVTGGAGFIGSNLIERLLEQDNKVVCLDNFSTGKRENVSSFLNNPNFQLIEGDIRNPEDCQKAVEGVEFVLHQAALGSVPRSINDPKTTNDVNITGFLNMLTAAKDAGVRRFVYAASSSTYGDHPGLPKVEDRIGNPMSPYAITKYVNELYAKVFSDIYGIETIGLRYFNVFGRKQDAEGAYAAVIPKFVKAMIKGESPVINGDGYNSRDFTYIDNIIQVNQLAALTENPDAVNTVYNVACGENTNLNELYEILVKYLEEFEPEVKSLKASYGPPRQGDVKHSLASIDKAKELLGYQPSHTFEEGIRESVHWYWKYLN
- a CDS encoding O-antigen translocase, which gives rise to MYKELLNKVKNNGLLNASFWSVIATVFRVLSHIILSKLVAVYTGSGGLAILGQLRSLIMFLESIATGAIGGGVSKYLAEYKNTNKKQVALLSTSLSITLVFSLLTSLALGLFADEISEWIFGDTEFKEILLAFSFTLPFYAINMLLIATLYGLKAVQASAYVNISGSISSLLLVGTLTYHLGLKGAMLGNVFFQLIVLIITFYFTQRLFAIKQLRIQFDAYFIKKLFQFSLLAIVLNVTAFSDILIRKMLTDLISVEAAGNFEAILRLMLPFSLMTNMVVNSYYIPHLSSLHNTVAIQKEIKHAMLFLGSVMAILFVSLFLIKNWLIDLLFTDSFSIAKEILPFYLLGEWCRLLTWPITNYWVAKARIRLVIIVELVVTTCYLLSVYWLLGELGVMGIGIIHLTVFLVYMLILYHFFNKT